CCGTTCCGGCGGGCTTCTCGCCGCTGATGAGCAGCTGTGCGAGCGCCAAGATCGGGCTGTCTTGCGCCTGCCGGTGGGTCCGGGTGAGTCGTGCGGTCGGCAGCGTGCGAATCAAGGCCGCGAGTGGATGGCCCGGATCGATGGGCGGCAGCTGATCTTCGTCCCCCACGAGAATCACCCGTGCGCCGGTCGGAACACTCCGCAACAGTGCACCCAGAAGGGCGTTGCTGGCCATACTGACTTCGTCGACAACCACGGCATCGAAGGGCAGCACGCCATTGCTGAACTGATCGCCGTCGTAGCTGAGGAGGCGGTGCAGGGTGGTGGCGTCACGCCCGGTGCTCTGCTGCATGCGGCTGGCAGCTTTCCCCGTTGGCGCACACAGGACGGTGGTGAGGCCCGCGAGATCCAGGGTGTCGAGCAAGGCTTTCAGGGTGGTGGTCTTGCCAGTCCCGGGACCGCCTGTGATGACGGTGAGGGCGCAGGTGCAGGCGAGCTGCACCGCGGCTCGTTGTTCGTCGGTGAGGAGCGGGAAGCTACTGGGGAGCGGCAGAATAGGGAGGGGCGCGGTGAAGAGGCGAGCGAGATCGTCCGCGAGACGCCGTTCGGTGTGGTGCTGTTCCGGCAAGGCGTAGGTGGTCCGTGCGCAGACCAGAAGTTCATGCTGCACCGCTTGCTCCAGAGCTGTCTGGGCTTCGTCGTCCTCCAGCGCGTGGTGCTCACGCAGGTCAAGTTTGAGGACGTGTTCGGGCAGGCACGTATGACCATGCTCGGTCGTGGCACGCTGTACCAGCTCAAAGGCGAGGGCGGGGCCGCGCCTCGGATCGAAGCTGGAGAGGCCCTGCACCGCTGCGGCGTGGTCGATCACGCGCAGAGGGATGTCGAAGCGGACCGCCAGAAAGGGATTGTCCTGGAAAACGCGGGGTGCACCGGCCCCTTCTCGGCGAATGAGGCGCTGAGCGTGTTCTGGGAACAGGCCGAGGGCAGCGAGTTCTTTGAGGGTGGTGTAGAAGCGGCCTTGCCTGCGGGCGTGTTCCTGCATGGCGCGCACACCGCT
The Deinococcus ruber DNA segment above includes these coding regions:
- a CDS encoding AAA family ATPase, with amino-acid sequence MPPAAPTTVTGQVQRVWRTQLGEEGCVLQLADKQHLTLYGPLPPLKRGQCLQAEIQGNTILKATRMIQEWEIAWAFYSQLSGFARASAQKIVSLLGDDTHMMITQQASLLDGVKGIPASGVRAMQEHARRQGRFYTTLKELAALGLFPEHAQRLIRREGAGAPRVFQDNPFLAVRFDIPLRVIDHAAAVQGLSSFDPRRGPALAFELVQRATTEHGHTCLPEHVLKLDLREHHALEDDEAQTALEQAVQHELLVCARTTYALPEQHHTERRLADDLARLFTAPLPILPLPSSFPLLTDEQRAAVQLACTCALTVITGGPGTGKTTTLKALLDTLDLAGLTTVLCAPTGKAASRMQQSTGRDATTLHRLLSYDGDQFSNGVLPFDAVVVDEVSMASNALLGALLRSVPTGARVILVGDEDQLPPIDPGHPLAALIRTLPTARLTRTHRQAQDSPILALAQLLISGEKPAGTGVPFHAADTTADLVQLVEAQMTPAGPPMILTAGRAGPLGVDALNTALQAALNPGTGAFRVGDPVLITRNDHALGLMNGMTGRVLTVTPQFTCEFDGQPYELSLSIPISLAYAMTIHRSQGSEWDRVIVVLSDDHTRLLSRQLAYTAVTRAKRDLTAAGQRSAWNRAAMTGAARCFSQLEALLRE